GTGGCCAGGTCGCTGGACTCCTGGACCTTCTTGAGCCGGTCGTCGTCGCCCTTGGCGATGAGGGCCGACTCCAGCTCGTAGTTACGGTCGAAGTGGTCCTCAAGGGGCCGCTTGTTACGCCCAGTGATCATGAGGACGTCGTCGAGTCCGGCCGCGACGGCCTCTTCGACCACGTACTGGATGGCCGGCTTGTCCACAACCGGGAGCATTTCCTTCGGGGTGGCCTTCGTCGCCGGGAGGAAGCGAGTGCCGAGGCCCGCGGCCGGGATGACGGCCTTCTTGATCACGGGGTGCAACTGAGTCATGGGCAGAACGATAGTCGGTGGCTCTGACCGCCCTGCGAGCGCCCGGGTGAATTCTTCCGTCTTTGTCATGAAATAGAAGGGTCTTCGAGTCAGCTGTGGTACAGAACCGTTCCAATAAAGCGGAGTTGCGCCGCTCACTTCTCGCCAGTCGCCGGGCCCTGCCCGAGCCGGTCCTGCGTACGTCGGCCCGCGCGCTCGCCCGCCAGGCCCTCGGCCTGCCCGAGCTGGCCGACGCGGACACCGTCGCCGCCTACGTCTCCATCGGCGCCGAACCCGGCACCCGGGACCTGCTCGACGTCCTGCGCGAGCGCGGCGTCCGCGTCCTGCTGCCCGTCCTGCTCCCCGACAACGACCTCGACTGGGCCCGCTACGAGGGCCCCGGCGGCCTGGCCGAGGCGGCGCACGCCGGGAAGATGACCCTGCTGGAGCCGGCCGGTCCGCGGCTGGGTCCCGACGCGGTCACCGGCGCGGGCGCGGTGCTGCTGCCCGGGCTCGCGGTGGACGGGCGCGGGATGCGGCTCGGGCGGGGCGGGGGCTCGTACGACCGGGTCCTCGCCCGGCTGGAGCGGGCGGACGCCCATCCGGCGCTGGTGGTGCTCCTCTACGACGAAGAGGTGGTCGCGCGGGTCCCGGAGGAACCGCACGACCACCCCGTGCACGCCGTGGTCACCCCGTCGGGGGTGCGCCGCTTCAGGCCCTGAGCCCTGAGCCCTGAGCCCGGAACGCTAGGGCTTCAGCGTCAGCGTCTCGGTCGTCGCCTTGGCGACCGCGTCCTTGCCGAACGGCCAGTCCAGCAGCTCGCCCTTGGCCCACATGTCCGTCTGGTCGGTGTAGTGGTCGTGGTAGGCGTGGCCCGACGCGCCGGTCAGGTTGATCCACCGGGACTTGTCGAGGTCGTTGAGGTTCACGACCATGCGCATCGAGGGGACCCAGGTGACGTCGTAGCCGCTGGAGGCGTTCCAGCCGGTGGCGTTGACCGTGGCCTCGCCGCCGCCCAGGTTCCAGGGACCCCGGTTGAGCAGCCACTTCATGAAGCCGGGGCCCTCGGTGCCGATCGTCTGGTTCTTCAGGGTCAGCTGGTGCAGCCGGCCCCAGCTCCAGCTGGACTGGTCCTTGCCGAGCTTGGCGGTCAGCTCCCAGCGGGCGTCCTTCATGGCCCGCGCGAACAGCTCGTCGCGGGTGGTGGTCGCCTTGTCCGAGTACAGGGCGGGCGACTGCCACCAGGCCGACTTCTCGTCCTTGACCAGCTTGCGGACCACCTCGAACCAGCGGTCACCGCCGTCGGGCTGCGCCGAGTCCGAGCCGCGCTGGCCGCATTCGCGGACCACCTGCGCCAGGTCGTCGGCCGGGCCGGTGCCGTTGCCCTTGACGTTCATGCAGCTGTCCTTGACCCGCAGCTCCTTCGGCATCTTGTCGCCGAAGGACAGCTTCAGGATGTTGCGCCAGACCGCGTTGAAGTAGGCGGCCGCCGCCGAGTCGGGCTCCTGCGTGTAGTTCCAGCCCTCCAGCAGCTTCTGGGCGGAGCGCACGTCCGGGTCCGAGACGCGGATCTTGGTCAGCATGGGCGCCAGCAGCGCGGCGATCTCGCTGCTGTTGTCCATCTGCATGGTGCGCATGTCATCGGTGGAGATCTTGCCGCTGTCCTTGATCTTCGCCTCGATGAGGTCGTTGATCCGCTGGCTGCGGGCGCCGTAGCCCCAGTCGGTGGTCAGCGTGTACGGGTACTTGCCCGCGCCGGTCTCCACGACCGCCTGGTTCGCGGTGACGACGTAGCCGCGCTGCGGGTTGTACTCGGAGGGCAGCTCGGCCTGCGGGATGAAGCCCTTCCAGCCGTACTTCGAGTCCCAGCCGGGGGCGGGCATCCGGCCGTCGCCGGTGGTGCGCAGCGGGATCCTGCCCGGGGCCTGGTAGCCGATGTTGCCGGTGGCGCCCTTGTTGTCGGCGTAGATCAGGTTCTGCGAGGGGACCTCGAAGTCGGCGGCGGCGGCCCGGAAGCTCGTCCAGTCCTTCGCCCGGTTGATCTTGAACACGGCGTCCATCGACTTGCCCGGGTCCAGGGCGGTCCAGCGCAGGGCGACGGCGTAGCCCTCGCCGCGGTCGGGGGCCGTGCCGCCGACGGGGGCGCGGGCGCCGACCGTGCCCAGCTCGTCGCTGCGGTCGGAGACCAGCGGACCGTTGTTCGTGGTCCGCACGGTGATCTTCTTCGAGGCGCCGCCCGCGACCTTGATGACCTCTTCACGGGTGGTGAAGGGGAGCACCTTGCCGTCGTAGACGTAGCCCTCGGGCTTGACCTGCTCCAGGTAGAGGTCGGTCACGTCGGCGCCGAGGTTGGTCATGCCCCAGGCGATGTCGGCGTTGTGGCCGATGACCACACCCGGCATGCCGGAGAAGGAGAACCCGGCCACGTCGTACTGGCAGGACGCCGAGGCGGTCCGGCAGTGCAGGCCCATCTGGTACCAGACCGAGGGCAGCTGCGGGGCCAGGTGCGGGTCGTTCGCGAGCAGCGGCTTTCCGGTGGTCGTGTACTTGCCCGCGACGACCCAGGAGTTCGATCCGATGCCGCTGCCGTTGGGGCCGAGCAGGGCGGGGATCTGGTCCAGGGTCGAGGCCAGCGAGGTGAGCTGGGTGCGCAGGCCCGCGCTGGCGCCCTGGACGGTGGTGTTGTCCACGGCGCTGGTGTTGTTGGCGGAGGCACCGGTTCCGGAGGGGGTGTTCGAGCCGGAGGTCCCGTTGGTGCCCGTGGTGCCCGTACCCGAGGTGCCGGTGCCGCTCGCCGAGTCGGTGCCCTTGCCGGACGTGGAGCCGGGGGCGCCCTGGGCGACGTACTTGCCGCCCTCGACCTTGCCTCCCTCGATGACCGGCTTGTTCCGGTCGAAGGGGTACGGCGGGTACAGCTCGTCGATCTGCGCCTGCGTGAGCTTGCCGGTCATCAGCGAGCGGTCGATCTCTTCCTGCATGTTGCCGCGCAGGTCCCAGGCCATCGCCTTGAGCCAGGCCACGGAGTCGACCGGGGTCCACTGCTCGGGCTTGTAGTCGTCGCTGAGCTTGAGGGCCGCGTGCTCGACGGACAGGTCCTTGCCGGACTTGCCCTTGAGGTACTCGTTGACCCCGTCGGCGTAGGCCTGGAGGTACTTCTTCGTCTCGGGTGAGAGCTTGGTGTCGTACTCGGTCTGCGCGACCTGGCGCCAGCCCAGCGTGCGCAGGAAGGCGTCGGTCTCGACCTGGCCGGCCCCGAACATCTCGGAGAGGCGGCCGGAGGTCATGTGACGGCGTACGTCCATCTCCCAGAACCGGTCCTGCGCGTGCACGAAGCCCTGCGCCCGGAAGAGGTCCTGGTCGGTGTCGGCGTAGAGCTGTGGGATGCCCTTGGCATCGCGCTTCACCTCTACGGGGGCGGTGAGTCCGGCGAGCTTGAGGGTGCCGGTCGTCTGCGGATAGGAAGCGCGCAGGGTGTCCGCGCTCCAGTACGCCCCGTAGCCAAGGCCCGCGACGAGCGCCAGCACCAGCATGAGCACGATCAGACGGGCGCGTCGTCCCTTCTTCTTGACGGAAGGGGCGGATTCGTTGGCGGGCATCGCTGTCCTTCGCGGGGCAGGGTGGTCCTGGAGTGCTGGAGCAACCATAGGCGCAGGGCGCCCGGGAGTGATCCGCGAGGGGTCCCGGCAGCTGGCGGCGGGGACGATCACCGACTGCCAGGAGGGCTATCGCCGTTTGGCGGGAGCCGTTTCACAATGTGAGGAGACCGTCAAGGAATCGTCAAATATTAGGTAAGGTAACGAAGTACTTGCCGCCGGAGGAACGATCCGGCAGGCGCTCCGAGGGAAGGATCGCCCGCTGAATGTCCACCAGCTCAATGAGCTTCTGCTGGTCTGCTCGCTCGTGCTGCTCATCGCCGTCGCGGCGGTGCGCATCTCCTCGCGCAGCGGGCTCCCCAGTCTGCTCATTTACCTCGGCATAGGCATAGCGATAGGCCAGGACGGCATAGGCAACGTCGTCTTCGACAACGCCGAACTGACCCAGGTCATCGGCTACGCGGCCCTCGTGGTGATCCTCGCCGAGGGTGGTCTGGGCACGAAGTGGAAAGAGATCAAACCGGCCCTGCCCGCCGCGATCGTGCTCTCGCTCGTCGGAGTCGCGGTCAGCGTGGGCGTCACGGCCGCCGGGGCGCACTATCTGGTGGGGCTGGAGTGGCGCCAGGCGCTGCTGATCGGAGCGGTCGTCTCCTCGACGGACGCCGCCGCCGTCTTCTCCGTCCTGCGCAAGGTGCCGCTGCCCGCGCGGGTGACCGGCGTACTGGAAGCCGAGTCCGGCTTCAACGACGCTCCCGTGGTGATCCTCGTCGTGGCCTTCGCCGCGGCCGGTCCGGTGGACGACTGGTACGTCCTGGTCGGGAAAATAGCCCTGGAACTCGCCATCGGCGTCGCGATCGGCCTGACCGTGGGGTTCGTGGGCGCGTACGGCCTGCGGCACGTGGCACTGCCCGCCTCCGGCCTCTACCCGATCGCGGTCATGGCGATCGCCGTGACCGCCTACGCGGCGGGCGCGATGGCCCACGGCTCCGGCTTCCTCGCCGTCTACCTGGCGGCGATGGTGCTCGGGAACGCGAAGCTCCCCCACTGGCCCGCCACCCGCGGCTTCGCGGACGGGCTCGGCTGGATCGCCCAGATCGGCATGTTCGTCCTGCTCGGCCTGCTGGTCACCCCGCACGACCTGGTCCACGACTTCTGGCCCGCCGTGATCATCGGACTGGTGCTGACCATGGTGGCGCGGCCCCTGGAGGTCTTCCTCAGCCTGCTGCCCTTCCGGGTGCCCTGGCAGGAGCAGGCCCTGATGTCCTGGGCGGGCCTGCGCGGCGCCGTCCCCATCATCCTGGCGACCATCCCGATGGTGACCGGGATCGAGGGCAGCGACCGGGTCTTCAACATCGTCTTCGTGCTGGTCGTCGTCTACACCCTGGTCCAGGGGCCGACGCTGCCGTGGCTGGCGCGCAAGCTCAAGCTCGGCGACCAGGCACCGGGGGCGGCCGACCTCGGGATCGAATCGGCGCCGCTGGAGCGGCTGCGCGGCCACCTCCTGTCCTTCGGGATCCCCGAGGGCTCGCGGATGAGCGGGGTCGAGGTCAGCGAGCTGCGGCTGCCGGCCGGGGCCGCCGTGACGCTGGTGGTGCGGGACGCGAAGAGCTTCGTACCGCTTCCGGCGACCGTGCTGCGGCGCGGGGACGAGCTGCTGGTGGTGACGACCGATCCGGTACGGGACGCCACGGAGGCCCGGCTGCGGGCGGTGGCCCGGGGCGGCAAGCTGGCGGGCTGGCTGGGGACGGGCGGGGCGACGGCCGTCACGCACCGGGGACCCCGCGAGGGGTAGAAATAAGACAGGTTCGATGCCTGGTGGCTCGTTCTGCCCTGTTTTCATGGGTACCGGAAGACGAAGTTCCCGTTAATCGCAGGTGAAGTCATGCGATGTCGCCACAATCACAGGGCCTGGTGGGCCGAAACCCTGTAGCATGAAGGCACACCATATCGAACCAACTCTGTCTGACGCAGAGCTGGCGCGACCGCTCGGCGGCCGTGGCACCCTCCCGCAGTGGGCGCCCAGGTATCACTCGGTTCGGCGCAAGAGGACAGCTCTCGGGGCTCCCACATGTACGGGTGCGACTCGCTCACAAGGCGGTGCACCGTCCGCAGTCGGGGAGTTCTACCAGGCAGCGGAAAGGCAAGGCCGTGACATCCGCGGTCACGACCGACACGTCCCGCCCCGGCTACGGCCGGCTCCTGCGCACCCCCGGTGCCCTCAGCTTCCTGATCCCCGGCTTCGCCGCCCGGCAGCCCTTCGCGATGCTGACCATCGGCATCGTCCTGCTCGTCCAGCACACCACCGGCTCCTTCGGTGACGCGGGCATCGTCGCCACCGTCACCGGCATCTCGATGGCCCTGTTCGCCTCGCAGACCGGCAAGCTCGCCGACCGCCGCGGCCAGAGCGCCGTCCTGGTCCCCATCGTCATCGTGCACGCCGCGTCCGTCGTCGGGCTGACCCTGCTCGCCCTCGCGGGCGCTCCGCTGTGGGCGCTCGCGCTGGCCGCCGTCCCCGCCGGTGCCTCGGTGCCGCAGGTCGGACCGATGGTCCGGGCCCGCTGGGCCGCCAAGCTCGAAGGCTCGCCGCTGCTGTCGACGGCCGCCGCGTGGGAGTCCGTCACCGACGAGCTGACCTTCGTCGTCGGCCCGGTGCTCGCGACCTTCCTGTGCACCACGGTCCACCCCTCGGCCGGTCTGCTCACCGAGGCGGGCCTGACCCTCATCGGCGGCCTGCTGTTCGCCGCGCAGCGCGGCACCCAGCCGAAGCCGGTACCCCGCCTCGCGGGCGGCGAGAAGCACGCCTCGGCGCTGTCCTTCCCCGGTCTGCGCGTCCTGATCGTCGCCTTCGTCGGCATCGGCGCCGTCTTCGGCGGCATGCTGATCTCGCTCGCCGCGTTCTCCGAGGAGATCGGCAACCCGGGCGCGAACGGCCTGCTCTACGGCATCTTCGCGGGCGGCAACATGATCGCGGGCATCGCCTGCGGCACCATCGCCTGGAAGATCGGCCCGCGCCGCCGCCTGATCCTCGGCTACGTCGGCCTCACCGCCGCCGCGTCGGTGCTGTGGACCGTGAACTCCGTGTTCCTGCTCGGCGCGCTCGGCCTGGTCGTCGGCCTGTGCATCGCCCCGGCCCTGATCACCGGCTACACGATGATCGAGCAGCTGGTCCCGGCCGCCTCGCGGACCGAGGCCTTCACCGCGCTGACCGGTGCGGTCGCCTTCGGGCAGGCCGCCGCGGTCACCGTCGCGGGCCGGCTGACCGACGCCCACGGGGCCTCGTACGGCTTCCTGGTCCCGGCGGCCGCCACCGCGCTGGCGCTGCTCACCCTGCTGGCGCTGCGCTCCAAGCTGGCGCCGAAGGCTCCGAGCCGGGTCATCAGCTCGTCGCAGGAGCCCGCGCACTCGTCGCAGGAGCCGTCGACCCCGGCCGGGCGCCCGTCGAAGGGGGCCGCTCCGGCGGCTACCGTGCGGGCGAATGAGCGTGTCGTGGGTCACCGCGTACCGGTGACGGTGGACTGATCCGCCGGAATACGTCACCATGGAACGTCGTTAGCACTCATTGAGTGAGAGTGCCAGGAGGAAATTCGTGCCGACCTACCAGTACCAGTGCACCGAGTGCGGTGAGGGCCTTGAGGCCGTGCAGAAGTTCACCGATGACGCGCTGACCGTGTGCCCGAGCTGTGACGGACGCCTGAAGAAGGTGTTCTCCGCGGTCGGCATCGTCTTCAAGGGCTCCGGTTTCTACCGGAACGACAGCCGCGGCTCCTCGTCGAGCAGCTCGCCGGCGTCCAAGCCCG
This is a stretch of genomic DNA from Streptomyces sp. NBC_00536. It encodes these proteins:
- a CDS encoding 5-formyltetrahydrofolate cyclo-ligase yields the protein MRRSLLASRRALPEPVLRTSARALARQALGLPELADADTVAAYVSIGAEPGTRDLLDVLRERGVRVLLPVLLPDNDLDWARYEGPGGLAEAAHAGKMTLLEPAGPRLGPDAVTGAGAVLLPGLAVDGRGMRLGRGGGSYDRVLARLERADAHPALVVLLYDEEVVARVPEEPHDHPVHAVVTPSGVRRFRP
- a CDS encoding potassium/proton antiporter; the encoded protein is MNVHQLNELLLVCSLVLLIAVAAVRISSRSGLPSLLIYLGIGIAIGQDGIGNVVFDNAELTQVIGYAALVVILAEGGLGTKWKEIKPALPAAIVLSLVGVAVSVGVTAAGAHYLVGLEWRQALLIGAVVSSTDAAAVFSVLRKVPLPARVTGVLEAESGFNDAPVVILVVAFAAAGPVDDWYVLVGKIALELAIGVAIGLTVGFVGAYGLRHVALPASGLYPIAVMAIAVTAYAAGAMAHGSGFLAVYLAAMVLGNAKLPHWPATRGFADGLGWIAQIGMFVLLGLLVTPHDLVHDFWPAVIIGLVLTMVARPLEVFLSLLPFRVPWQEQALMSWAGLRGAVPIILATIPMVTGIEGSDRVFNIVFVLVVVYTLVQGPTLPWLARKLKLGDQAPGAADLGIESAPLERLRGHLLSFGIPEGSRMSGVEVSELRLPAGAAVTLVVRDAKSFVPLPATVLRRGDELLVVTTDPVRDATEARLRAVARGGKLAGWLGTGGATAVTHRGPREG
- a CDS encoding MFS transporter, with protein sequence MTSAVTTDTSRPGYGRLLRTPGALSFLIPGFAARQPFAMLTIGIVLLVQHTTGSFGDAGIVATVTGISMALFASQTGKLADRRGQSAVLVPIVIVHAASVVGLTLLALAGAPLWALALAAVPAGASVPQVGPMVRARWAAKLEGSPLLSTAAAWESVTDELTFVVGPVLATFLCTTVHPSAGLLTEAGLTLIGGLLFAAQRGTQPKPVPRLAGGEKHASALSFPGLRVLIVAFVGIGAVFGGMLISLAAFSEEIGNPGANGLLYGIFAGGNMIAGIACGTIAWKIGPRRRLILGYVGLTAAASVLWTVNSVFLLGALGLVVGLCIAPALITGYTMIEQLVPAASRTEAFTALTGAVAFGQAAAVTVAGRLTDAHGASYGFLVPAAATALALLTLLALRSKLAPKAPSRVISSSQEPAHSSQEPSTPAGRPSKGAAPAATVRANERVVGHRVPVTVD
- a CDS encoding FmdB family zinc ribbon protein, which codes for MPTYQYQCTECGEGLEAVQKFTDDALTVCPSCDGRLKKVFSAVGIVFKGSGFYRNDSRGSSSSSSPASKPASTTTASAPAASSSSSASSSSSSSSSASSSSSGSSSSSGSTSAA
- a CDS encoding penicillin acylase family protein, whose translation is MPANESAPSVKKKGRRARLIVLMLVLALVAGLGYGAYWSADTLRASYPQTTGTLKLAGLTAPVEVKRDAKGIPQLYADTDQDLFRAQGFVHAQDRFWEMDVRRHMTSGRLSEMFGAGQVETDAFLRTLGWRQVAQTEYDTKLSPETKKYLQAYADGVNEYLKGKSGKDLSVEHAALKLSDDYKPEQWTPVDSVAWLKAMAWDLRGNMQEEIDRSLMTGKLTQAQIDELYPPYPFDRNKPVIEGGKVEGGKYVAQGAPGSTSGKGTDSASGTGTSGTGTTGTNGTSGSNTPSGTGASANNTSAVDNTTVQGASAGLRTQLTSLASTLDQIPALLGPNGSGIGSNSWVVAGKYTTTGKPLLANDPHLAPQLPSVWYQMGLHCRTASASCQYDVAGFSFSGMPGVVIGHNADIAWGMTNLGADVTDLYLEQVKPEGYVYDGKVLPFTTREEVIKVAGGASKKITVRTTNNGPLVSDRSDELGTVGARAPVGGTAPDRGEGYAVALRWTALDPGKSMDAVFKINRAKDWTSFRAAAADFEVPSQNLIYADNKGATGNIGYQAPGRIPLRTTGDGRMPAPGWDSKYGWKGFIPQAELPSEYNPQRGYVVTANQAVVETGAGKYPYTLTTDWGYGARSQRINDLIEAKIKDSGKISTDDMRTMQMDNSSEIAALLAPMLTKIRVSDPDVRSAQKLLEGWNYTQEPDSAAAAYFNAVWRNILKLSFGDKMPKELRVKDSCMNVKGNGTGPADDLAQVVRECGQRGSDSAQPDGGDRWFEVVRKLVKDEKSAWWQSPALYSDKATTTRDELFARAMKDARWELTAKLGKDQSSWSWGRLHQLTLKNQTIGTEGPGFMKWLLNRGPWNLGGGEATVNATGWNASSGYDVTWVPSMRMVVNLNDLDKSRWINLTGASGHAYHDHYTDQTDMWAKGELLDWPFGKDAVAKATTETLTLKP